The following are encoded together in the Phaseolus vulgaris cultivar G19833 chromosome 9, P. vulgaris v2.0, whole genome shotgun sequence genome:
- the LOC137822990 gene encoding uncharacterized protein — protein sequence MTERESMREPEMDVKKIVVVVEDVDAARTALQWALTNIIRYGDIITLLHVYHSATSRSKTKARVLRLNGFKLALSFQEMCNTYPNTKVEIIVTEGDQEGTKIAATVREIGASMLVVGLHDCSFLYKLTMAHSNSSIASIFNCRVLAIKQPCASPLRPMISAVSVLDSSTNLDVSLIDLSILQVPGTPPPKIPYRICPNPSAIIWRSRKSRRW from the exons ATGACAGAGAGAGAGAGCATGAGGGAGCCAGAGATGGATGTGAAGAAGATTGTGGTTGTTGTGGAAGATGTGGATGCAGCAAGAACTGCTCTACAATGGGCTCTCACAAACATCATTCGCTATGGCGACATAATCACTCTTCTCCATGTCTACCACTCTGCAACATCAAGAAGCAAAACCAAAGCTCGTGTTCTTCGCCTCAATGGCTTCAAATTGGCCCTTTCCTTTCAAGAAATGTGCAACACCTACCCCAAC ACAAAGGTTGAAATTATTGTCACGGAAGGGGACCAGGAGGGAACCAAGATCGCTGCCACGGTGAGAGAGATTGGAGCTTCCATGCTTGTGGTTGGACTCCATGATTGTAGTTTTCTATACAA ATTGACAATGGCCCATTCCAACAGTAGCATAGCAAGCATTTTCAACTGCAGAGTTCTGGCCATCAAGCAGCCTTGTGCTTCACCACTGAGGCCCATgatttctgcagtttctgtgctTGACAGTTCAACCAACTTGGATGTTTCACTAATTGATCTTTCTATATTACA AGTCCCTGGTACCCCTCCACCAAAAATTCCATACAGAATCTGTCCTAACCCTTCTGCAATTATTTGGAGATCAAGGAAGTCTAGAAGATGGTGA
- the LOC137822387 gene encoding aspartic proteinase nepenthesin-1-like gives MLKHETVMEHAGVHHYEPNAEARTDVFPADDSYGMFLWVGTPVQIVLVMIDTGSPITWFQCGPCSHCYPMQRPPFNSHASTSFRELGCYSDTCLIPMMRGILGNCTGWSCRYNVEYDMKSQSRSFGIMVTDTLNFEDSNVQVKDFILGCGNSYEGPFRTQFSGVLGLGRGPLSMQSQLHAKAFSFCIVSLGSEKPSSLEFYDTLPKQHGDTKESIMIPFRENSRYPFYYFVQLVGIGINGFMLDIQSRVWGYGLNYDGGVVIDTGKLLTYLPNEAYSVFRSEILRTDGNFTKNQGNEELEFCYMEGPTNVYPTVEFYFENGNIAGENFVSFKLNNHQLLITPEQGIVCLSFAEAKNSALTVIGTNNLQGTLLTYNLVDEIIIFTYNNC, from the coding sequence ATGCTGAAACATGAGACAGTGATGGAGCATGCAGGAGTTCATCATTATGAGCCTAATGCAGAAGCCAGAACAGATGTATTCCCTGCAGATGATAGCTATGGCATGTTCTTGTGGGTGGGAACACCAGTGCAAATTGTGTTGGTTATGATTGACACAGGGAGCCCCATCACATGGTTCCAGTGCGGCCCCTGCAGCCACTGCTACCCCATGCAGCGCCCTCCCTTCAACTCACATGCATCAACCTCCTTCAGAGAACTTGGCTGCTACTCGGACACGTGTCTCATCCCAATGATGAGGGGCATTTTGGGAAACTGCACCGGATGGAGTTGTAGATACAATGTAGAATATGACATGAAATCTCAATCTCGTTCCTTTGGTATCATGGTTACTGACACCCTTAACTTTGAGGACTCCAATGTTCAAGTCAAGGACTTCATACTGGGGTGTGGGAATTCTTATGAGGGACCCTTTAGGACTCAGTTTTCGGGAGTTTTAGGTCTCGGACGAGGTCCACTTTCAATGCAAAGTCAACTTCATGCAAAGGCCTTTTCCTTTTGCATAGTGAGTCTTGGATCGGAGAAACCTTCCTCTCTTGAGTTTTATGACACATTACCTAAACAACATGGTGACACTAAAGAATCCATTATGATTCCCTTTAGGGAGAACAGTAGATACCCTTTCTATTACTTTGTGCAGCTTGTGGGAATAGGCATTAACGGCTTCATGTTGGATATTCAATCTAGAGTTTGGGGTTATGGCTTGAACTACGATGGTGGGGTTGTTATAGACACGGGAAAACTGCTAACCTATTTGCCTAATGAAGCGTATAGTGTATTCAGGTCAGAGATACTTAGAACAGATGGAAACTTTACAAAGAATCAAGGAAATGAGGAGTTAGAGTTTTGTTACATGGAAGGTCCTACCAATGTGTATCCAACagttgaattttattttgaaaatggtAACATTGCTGGTGAAAATTTCGTGTCCTTCAAATTGAACAACCATCAATTACTCATCACACCAGAACAGGGAATAGTTTGTCTATCGTTTGCTGAAGCAAAAAATTCTGCACTTACAGTTATTGGCACTAACAATCTCCAAGGAACTCTTTTAACGTATAATTTGGTTGATGAGATTATTATCTTCACATATAATAACTGTTAG
- the LOC137820674 gene encoding DEAD-box ATP-dependent RNA helicase 27-like yields the protein MAEAEDNDTSSPEREVETKINKKKLRKRKRPNKGEQKQEEKNDVKIDNTLTQAEDEETQVNTNDSSGIMSSDSFSSLTLSEPTSQAIADMGFHLMTQIQARAIPPLLIGKDVLGAARTGAGKTLAFLVPALELLYNSQFTPLNGTGVVVICPTRELAIQTHAVAQELLKYHSLTLGLVIGGSGRKGEAERIVKGVNLLVATPGRLLDHLQNTKGFIYKNLECLVIDEADRILEANFEEDMKQIINILPKKRQTALFSATQTKKVEDLARLSFQTTPIYIDVDDGRKKVTNEGLQQGYVVVPCAKRFVVLYSFLRRYQSKKVMVFFSSCNSVKFHADLLKCTGLDCLNIHGKQKQHARTTTFFNYCKAEKGILLCTDVAARGLDIPDVDWIVQYDPPDEPKEYIHRVGRTARGEGGKGNALLFLIPEELKFLHYLKAAKVPVKEYAFDHKKLANVQSQLEKLVAGIYHLNNMAKDAYRSYILAYNAHSMRDIFNVHRLDLLAVATSFCFSNPPKVNLNIDSSASKHRKKVRKVEGKR from the exons ATGGCCGAAGCAGAAGACAACGATACCAGTTCGCCCGAGCGCGaagtagaaaccaaaattaacaaGAAGAAGCTTCGCAAGAGAAAAAGACCAAACAAGGGGGAACAAAAACAAGAGGAGAAGAACGATGTGAAGATTGATAACACGCTAACACAGGCCGAAGATGAAGAGACACAGGTGAACACTAACGATTCATCCGGAATCATGAGTTCCGATTCTTTCTCCTCTCTTACCTTGTCCGAACCTACTTCCCAAGCCATTGCGGACATGGGCTTCCACCTTATGACTCAG ATTCAAGCGAGGGCGATTCCGCCGCTGCTGATCGGAAAGGACGTGCTGGGTGCGGCGAGAACGGGTGCTGGGAAAACCCTAGCGTTTTTGGTTCCGGCGCTGGAGTTGCTGTACAACTCTCAGTTCACGCCGCTCAACGGAACGGGTGTTGTTGTGATATGTCCGACGAGGGAGCTCGCGATTCAGACGCACGCCGTGGCGCAGGAACTGCTGAAGTACCATTCGCTAACGCTCGGGTTGGTGATTGGGGGTTCCGGGCGAAAGGGAGAGGCTGAGCGCATTGTGAAAGGGGTGAACCTATTGGTGGCGACGCCGGGTAGGCTTCTCGATCATCTTCAAAACACGAAAGGGTTCATATATAAAAACTTGGAG TGCCTCGTGATTGATGAAGCCGACAGGATATTGGAAGCAAACTTTGAGGAGGATATGAAGCAGATTATTAACATACTTCCAAAG AAAAGGCAAACCGCTTTGTTTTCAGCCACACAAACAAAGAAG GTTGAGGATCTTGCCCGCTTATCTTTTCAGACAACTCCTATCTATATCGATGTAGATGATGGGAGAAAAAAG GTGACAAATGAAGGATTACAACAGGGTTATGTTGTTGTTCCCTGTGCTAAGCGTTTTGTTGTTCTCTACTCATTCTTGAGGAGATATCAATCAAAAAAAGTGATGGTTTTTTTCTCTTCATGCAACTCTGTCAAATTCCACGCAGATCTTCTCAAGTGCACTGGGTTAGACTGCTTAAATATTCatggaaaacaaaaacaacatgcCCGTACTACTACGTTCTTCAACTACTGCAAAGCTGAAAAGGGGATCTTGCTCTGTACTGATGTTGCTGCTCGTGGACTTGACATACCTGATGTG GACTGGATTGTGCAGTATGATCCACCTGATGAACCAAAG GAATATATCCATAGGGTTGGTAGAACAGCTCGTGGAGAAGGTGGAAAAGGAAACGCTTTACTTTTTCTGATTCCTGAAGAATTGAAATTTCTTCACTATTTGAAG GCAGCGAAGGTTCCTGTGAAAGAGTATGCATTTGATCATAAGAAGCTGGCAAATGTACAATCTCAACTG GAGAAGTTGGTGGCTGGCATCTATCATTTGAACAATATGGCTAAAGACGCATATCGGTCATATATATTAGCATATAATGCACATTCTATGAGAGATATATTCAATGTTCACCGCCTAGATTTACTG GCTGTTGCTACTTCATTTTGTTTTTCCAATCCACCGAAGGTGAATCTAAACATAGATAGCAGTGCTTCGAAGCATAGGAAGAAAGTACGCAAAGTGGAAGGAAAGAGATGA